A single Loxodonta africana isolate mLoxAfr1 chromosome 12, mLoxAfr1.hap2, whole genome shotgun sequence DNA region contains:
- the SEPTIN1 gene encoding septin-1, with protein sequence MDKEYVGFAALPNQLHRKSVKKGFDFTLMVAGESGLGKSTLINSLFLTNLYEDRQLPPASARLTQTLTIERRGVEIEEGGVKVKLTLVDTPGFGDSVDCSDCWLPVVRYIEEQFEQYLTDESGLNRKNIQDSRVHCCLYFISPFGRGLRPLDVAFLRAVHEKVNIIPVIGKADALMPKEAQALKQKIRDQLKEEEINIYQFPDCDSDEDEDFKRQDAEMKGSIPFAVVGSCEVVRDGETRPVRGRCYSWGTVEVENPHHCDFLNLRRMLVQTHLQDLKEVTHDLLYEGYRARCLQSLARPGARASRSKLSRQSATEIPLPMLPLAETEKLIREKDEELRRMQVMLEKMQAQMQQSQAPSEQSDTL encoded by the exons ATG GACAAAGAGTATGTGGGTTTTGCAGCCCTCCCCAACCAGCTCCACCGCAAGTCCGTCAAGAAGGGGTTTGACTTCACATTGATGGTGGCAG GGGAGTCAGGCCTGGGAAAATCCACCCTCATCAATAGTCTGTTCCTTACAAACCTCTATGAGGACCGGCAGCTGCCACCAGCCAGTG CTCGCTTGACACAGACACTGACCATTGAGCGCCGGGGTGTAGAGATCGAGGAAGGGGGTGTTAAAGTGAAGCTGACCCTGGTGGACACACCTGGCTTTGGGGACTCAGTGGACTGCTCAGACTG CTGGCTGCCAGTGGTGCGCTACATCGAGGAGCAATTTGAGCAGTATCTTACGGATGAGAGCGGTCTGAACCGGAAAAACATCCAGGATTCTCGGGTCCACTGCTGCCTCTACTTCATCTCACCCTTCGGCCGGGG GCTCCGGCCCCTAGATGTGGCCTTCCTCCGAGCTGTGCATGAGAAGGTCAACATCATCCCAGTCATTGGCAAAGCAGATGCCCTGATGCCCAAGGAAGCCCAGGCCCTCAAGCAGAAG ATCCGGGACCAGCTGAAGGAGGAGGAGATCAACATCTACCAGTTCCCTGACTGTGACTCTGATGAGGATGAAGACTTCAAGAGGCAGGATGCAGAGATGAAG GGAAGCATCCCCTTTGCAGTCGTCGGTTCATGCGAGGTAGTAAGGGATGGTGAGACCCGGCCGGTGAGGGGACGCTGCTACTCCTGGGGTACCGTGGAGG TGGAGAATCCACATCACTGCGATTTCCTGAACCTGCGACGGATGCTCGTGCAGACGCATCTGCAGGACCTGAAGGAGGTGACGCACGATCTACTGTACGAGGGCTACCGGGCCcgctgcctgcagagcctggcCCGGCCGGGGGCGCGAGCCAGTCGCAG TAAGCTTTCCCGCCAGAGCGCCACAGAGATCCCACTGCCCATGCTTCCTCTGGCCGAGACTGAGAAGTTGATCCGCGAGAAAGACGAAGAG CTACGCCGCATGCAAGTGATGCTGGAGAAGATGCAGGCCCAGATGCAGCAGAGCCAGGCCCCGAGCGAGCAGTCGGACACCCTCTGA
- the ZNF48 gene encoding zinc finger protein 48, whose translation MERAVEPWGPDLPGPEEREQLRGARTGLGSENVEISQQDDFEHTPQKNELGFKDEEELAPDHEVGNSSLKPEGVQTWDDLWVQREGPGKPQPQDRGPRLLGEPRWGQAGDRAAVCGECGKSFRQMSDLVKHQRTHTGEKPYKCGVCGKGFGDSSARIKHQRTHSGEKPYRARPPAQGPPKIPRPRIPAGERPTICGECGKSFRQSSDLVKHQRTHTGEKPYKCGICGKGFGDSSARIKHQRTHRGEQPPRPLVPRRRPSRATTAAAQGPKVQDKPYICTDCGKRFVLSCSLLSHQRSHLGPKPFGCDVCGKEFARGSDLVKHLRVHTGEKPYLCPECGKGFADSSARVKHLRTHSGERPHACPECDRTFSLSSTLLRHRLTHMEPQDFGFPGYPLAPLIPSPPPSSSPPRPPLGTSPPLTPRSPPHSGDGPFGLPGLEPEPGGPQAGEPPPPLAGEKPHKCPDCGKGFRRSSDLVKHHRVHTGEKPYLCPECGKGFADSSARVKHLRTHRGERARPPPPSTLLRPHNPPGPAPTAPRPRVRAQPSGPSQPHVCGFCGKEFPRSSDLVKHRRTHTGEKPYKCAECGKGFGDSSARIKHQRGHLVLRPFGTGDGRARPLKKEPPTELE comes from the exons ATGGAGCGCGCAGTGGAGCCCTGGGGCCCGGATCTCCCTGGCCCGGAGGAAAGGGAGCAGCTGAGAGGCGCTCGCACAG GTCTAGGGAGTGAGAATGTCGAGATTTCTCAGCAGGATGACTTTGAACATACCCCACAGAAGAATGAGTTGGGATTCAAGGATGAGGAAGAATTGGCCCCAGATCATGAAGTAGGAAATTCCTCTCTCAAACCTGAAGGCGTCCAGACTTGGGATGACTTGTGGGTCCAGAGAGAGGGGCCAGGAAAGCCTCAGCCTCAGGACAGAGGCCCCCGGCTCTTGGGAGAACCACGCTGGGGCCAGGCTGGCGATCGGGCTGCTGTGTGTGGTGAGTGTGGCAAGAGTTTCCGACAAATGTCGGATCTGGTGAAACACCAGCGGACCCACACAGGGGAGAAACCCTACAAGTGTGGAGTTTGTGGCAAGGGCTTTGGAGATAGCTCTGCCCGTATCAAACACCAGCGAACTCATAGTGGTGAGAAGCCTTACAGAGCCCGGCCACCAGCCCAGGGTCCCCCGAAGATTCCTCGCCCTCGGATCCCCGCTGGTGAACGCCCCACTATCTGCGGTGAATGTGGCAAGAGCTTCCGGCAGAGTTCTGATCTGGTGAAGCACCAGCGGACGCACACAGGCGAGAAGCCATACAAGTGTGGCATCTGTGGGAAGGGCTTTGGTGACAGTTCCGCCCGTATAAAGCACCAGCGGACGCACCGCGGGGAGCAGCCCCCGCGGCCACTGGTACCCCGACGGCGGCCGTCCCGGGCAACCACAGCAGCAGCACAGGGACCCAAGGTCCAGGACAAGCCATATATCTGCACTGATTGTGGCAAGAGGTTTGTGCTCAGCTGTAGCCTCCTCAGCCACCAGCGCAGTCACCTGGGCCCCAAGCCTTTTGGTTGTGATGTGTGTGGGAAGGAGTTTGCCCGGGGCTCAGACCTAGTGAAGCACCTGCGGGTACACACGGGAGAGAAGCCCTACCTATGCCCTGAGTGTGGCAAGGGCTTTGCTGACAGCTCAGCCCGGGTCAAGCATCTCCGCACCCACAGCGGGGAAAGGCCTCATGCCTGCCCTGAGTGCGACCGCACCTTCAGCCTCAGCTCCACCCTCCTCCGCCACCGCCTCACCCACATGGAGCCCCAGGACTTTGGCTTCCCAGGCTATCCCCTGGCACCCCTAATCCCCAGCCCACCACCCAGCTCGAGTCCACCTCGACCTCCTCTTGGCACCAGCCCCCCACTGACACCTCGTAGCCCTCCACACTCAGGTGATGGGCCTTTTGGCCTGCCTGGCTTGGAGCCAGAGCCTGGGGGCCCACAGGCTGGGGAGCCACCACCACCATTGGCAGGTGAGAAGCCCCATAAGTGCCCTGATTGTGGTAAAGGCTTCCGCCGAAGCTCGGACCTGGTGAAACACCATCGTGTGCACACAGGGGAGAAACCCTACCTCTGCCCTGAATGTGGTAAGGGTTTTGCTGACAGCTCAGCCCGAGTCAAGCACCTTCGTACCCACCGTGGCGAACGGGCAcggccaccaccaccatccaCTCTCCTGCGGCCTCATAACCCACCTGGCCCAGCACCCACTGCCCCTCGACCTCGAGTCCGGGCCCAGCCCTCTGGACCCAGCCAGCCCCATGTATGTGGCTTCTGTGGGAAGGAGTTTCCCCGGAGCTCAGATCTGGTCAAACATCGGCGCACACACACTGGGGAGAAGCCATACAAATGTGCAGAGTGTGGCAAGGGTTTTGGTGACAGCTCTGCCCGTATCAAGCACCAGCGTGGGCACCTGGTCCTGAGGCCCTTTGGGACAGGAGATGGTCGGGCAAGGCCCCTCAAGAAGGAGCCACCAACAGAACTGGAATGA